In Maridesulfovibrio sp., a single genomic region encodes these proteins:
- a CDS encoding tetratricopeptide repeat protein encodes MCGFSKVWQLSREGMEACNRGDFFTAENNLRTAISLSGCKSKKIHKATMYNNLAVVYQMSGKFGEAIDAYSSAVNILNPDHKGQANLIKRIKGKMDGLKEKIAA; translated from the coding sequence ATGTGCGGATTCAGTAAAGTCTGGCAGCTCAGCCGTGAGGGTATGGAAGCATGCAACAGAGGTGATTTTTTTACTGCGGAAAACAACCTCAGAACGGCGATATCATTATCCGGCTGCAAGTCCAAAAAAATCCATAAGGCCACAATGTATAACAACCTCGCTGTGGTCTACCAGATGAGCGGAAAATTCGGTGAAGCGATTGACGCCTATTCATCGGCAGTGAATATTCTGAACCCGGACCACAAGGGGCAGGCGAATCTGATAAAACGGATCAAAGGTAAAATGGATGGTCTCAAAGAGAAGATAGCTGCTTAG
- a CDS encoding bile acid:sodium symporter yields MWKLLRKISQNLIVAIPLMMLGGFAYGLLADPRWLKSMIIPFTFLMVYPMMVTLKIKKVFEGGDVKAQMLTQIINFAVVPFVAYGFGMYFFSDRPYMALGLLLAGLVPTSGMTISWTGFAKGNMSAAVKMTVIGLICGSLATPFFVKALMGATIEINLTSVMKQIFFIVFLPMTLGYATQRIMVARYGQEDFQKFIGPKFPPLSTLGVLGIVFVALALKARTIASAPEVLVGILVPLLILYAFNYILSTIIGRTFLPRGDAIALVYGSVMRNLSIALAIAINAFGPQGSDAALVIAMAYIIQVQSAAWYVKYTSSVFGPAPVKASQTA; encoded by the coding sequence ATGTGGAAATTACTCAGAAAAATATCACAGAATCTTATTGTCGCCATCCCGCTGATGATGCTGGGCGGGTTCGCTTACGGCCTTCTGGCCGATCCGAGGTGGCTGAAGTCCATGATCATACCCTTCACCTTTTTGATGGTCTATCCCATGATGGTTACATTGAAGATCAAAAAGGTCTTTGAAGGAGGAGATGTAAAGGCTCAGATGCTTACCCAGATAATCAACTTCGCGGTTGTGCCTTTCGTGGCTTACGGGTTCGGAATGTATTTCTTTTCCGACCGGCCGTATATGGCTCTCGGGCTGCTTCTTGCCGGGCTTGTTCCCACCAGCGGAATGACCATTTCATGGACCGGTTTTGCAAAGGGTAATATGTCCGCGGCAGTCAAGATGACCGTTATCGGGCTTATCTGCGGTTCATTGGCAACTCCGTTTTTCGTCAAGGCGCTTATGGGTGCAACTATCGAGATAAACCTTACCTCGGTGATGAAGCAGATCTTTTTTATCGTCTTTCTGCCCATGACACTGGGCTATGCAACCCAGCGGATCATGGTAGCCAGATACGGACAGGAGGATTTTCAGAAGTTCATAGGCCCGAAGTTTCCTCCTCTTTCCACCCTCGGAGTACTCGGTATTGTCTTTGTAGCGCTTGCACTCAAGGCCAGGACGATAGCTTCAGCACCAGAGGTGCTGGTCGGAATACTTGTTCCGCTTCTGATTCTCTATGCCTTCAACTATATCCTTAGCACAATCATAGGCCGTACCTTTCTTCCGCGCGGTGATGCCATTGCCCTTGTTTACGGTTCGGTAATGCGCAACCTGTCCATTGCGCTGGCCATAGCCATCAACGCTTTCGGCCCCCAAGGTTCTGACGCCGCACTGGTAATCGCAATGGCCTATATCATTCAGGTCCAGTCTGCAGCCTGGTATGTCAAGTACACCTCGTCCGTCTTCGGCCCTGCACCGGTCAAGGCATCACAGACAGCCTGA
- a CDS encoding Crp/Fnr family transcriptional regulator, whose translation MTKAEIEKAVREIPLFSRLKDEQIIRLSARATVSSIPKKSTFFSEDSSSQGLHVLISGKVKLFKIAEDGKEQTIFVFGPGEPFCLCSVFSDGILPANMAALEDSEVLYISPQEYENMVREDPTILMSMMRVMSRRLKDAMNMIDSLSLKQVPSRLAAYFMSREKDGVVELDISHRELSKIIGITPEALSRTLKKMAAGGLLEVNGSEIRITDMKALELCGDGSCL comes from the coding sequence ATGACAAAAGCAGAAATAGAAAAAGCAGTAAGAGAAATACCCCTTTTTTCACGACTCAAGGACGAACAGATAATCAGACTGTCCGCTCGCGCCACGGTCAGCAGCATTCCGAAGAAATCCACTTTTTTCAGCGAAGACAGCTCTTCTCAGGGATTGCATGTGCTCATTTCCGGGAAGGTGAAACTTTTCAAGATTGCAGAGGACGGCAAGGAACAGACAATTTTCGTTTTCGGTCCGGGAGAACCGTTCTGTCTCTGTTCTGTTTTTTCCGACGGAATTCTTCCGGCCAACATGGCCGCTCTGGAAGACAGTGAGGTGCTCTACATAAGTCCGCAGGAATATGAAAACATGGTCAGGGAGGACCCCACAATTCTTATGAGTATGATGCGGGTCATGTCCCGCAGACTGAAGGATGCCATGAACATGATAGACTCCCTGTCGCTTAAACAGGTGCCATCACGGCTTGCGGCCTATTTCATGAGCAGGGAAAAGGACGGGGTTGTGGAACTCGATATCTCGCACAGGGAACTGTCCAAAATCATCGGCATCACCCCGGAAGCACTTTCCAGAACTCTTAAAAAAATGGCTGCCGGAGGGCTGCTGGAAGTGAACGGATCTGAAATACGGATAACGGACATGAAAGCGCTTGAACTTTGCGGGGACGGCTCATGCCTTTAA
- a CDS encoding glutamate synthase-related protein, protein MPDHGVGHSYTKSDSCEGAVRYWDNLLPDTVRPAGQFSSIEYPADQIEVPSGLNAGLKAGSTDAKVDSSKKTASSLFPAIALPLVFAGFGLEQVNSNLHLAAAMAAGELGTVCSVPGKKLELLGEAGKSALAVIDPDEPAGLGECLNGSAGFEIIFDPNETALRKRVLKIKETAGDWQPLMVRLPAMHEVAAAAEMAVRAGADAVLIDAYGDLNGSGALGSGCRSGLPIEVAVALVDERLQREGLRSKVVLIVSGGIRSGADAAKAVMLGADAVDIGPVARIAVGCTLCGQCRSGQCAWGIATEDVRLSRRQHPELAAEKMIGLARAWLADMKELIYRAGGDSIAGVRGNRRLLRALGLSETEMDILGVSRVGE, encoded by the coding sequence ATGCCTGATCATGGAGTAGGGCACTCATATACTAAATCCGATTCTTGCGAAGGAGCAGTGCGCTATTGGGACAACCTGCTACCGGATACCGTGCGTCCCGCAGGGCAGTTCAGTTCCATAGAATATCCGGCGGATCAAATTGAGGTCCCTTCGGGATTGAACGCCGGACTTAAGGCCGGATCAACCGATGCGAAAGTAGATTCTTCCAAAAAGACCGCGTCCAGCCTGTTTCCGGCAATCGCGCTCCCTTTGGTCTTTGCCGGATTCGGATTGGAACAGGTCAACAGCAATCTGCATCTGGCTGCTGCAATGGCTGCCGGGGAGTTGGGGACCGTCTGCTCTGTGCCGGGTAAGAAACTGGAGTTATTAGGCGAAGCGGGGAAGTCTGCCTTGGCTGTGATCGATCCTGACGAACCGGCAGGTTTGGGTGAATGTCTTAATGGAAGCGCAGGTTTTGAAATAATATTTGATCCGAATGAAACCGCGTTGCGAAAGCGCGTTTTGAAAATCAAAGAAACAGCCGGAGACTGGCAACCGCTCATGGTCAGACTTCCGGCCATGCACGAGGTTGCCGCGGCAGCAGAAATGGCAGTCCGGGCAGGTGCGGATGCCGTGCTGATTGACGCATACGGCGATTTGAACGGATCAGGAGCTCTCGGTTCCGGCTGCCGTTCCGGGCTTCCCATAGAAGTGGCTGTTGCTCTAGTGGATGAACGGCTGCAAAGGGAAGGCCTGCGCTCAAAGGTGGTTCTTATCGTTTCCGGGGGCATACGGTCCGGAGCCGATGCCGCCAAGGCCGTGATGCTGGGGGCGGATGCCGTTGATATCGGGCCCGTTGCACGTATTGCCGTTGGCTGCACGCTTTGCGGGCAGTGTCGCAGCGGGCAGTGCGCTTGGGGCATTGCCACGGAGGACGTCAGGCTTTCCCGGAGACAGCATCCTGAACTGGCGGCTGAAAAAATGATCGGTCTCGCACGCGCCTGGCTGGCAGACATGAAAGAGCTAATTTACAGGGCAGGAGGCGATTCAATCGCAGGTGTGCGGGGAAATCGCCGGCTACTGCGCGCTTTGGGTCTTTCCGAAACGGAAATGGATATTTTGGGCGTAAGCCGGGTAGGTGAATAA
- a CDS encoding thermonuclease family protein yields MAVSILIGKLSGALRGSVLFLVLLFVFVYPADGRAFEAKVKYVIDGDTFVMEDGSTVRLASIDTPEIGHDGRKDGYYAREAGEALRNMVNGRTVSVIAASKSGDRYGRMVAWVFAGNIFVNEYMVENGYAYFYYHGNNHKDYRKKILEAQCRAINGQKGFWPVVLKEGKAGQTWIGNRRSHRCFPEKCGIVSKINPANRVSFTNLELAFRQGYSPARNISFWPSVR; encoded by the coding sequence TTGGCCGTATCTATTCTGATTGGAAAGTTAAGCGGGGCCCTTCGGGGCTCCGTTCTGTTTTTGGTTCTGCTTTTCGTCTTCGTTTATCCTGCCGACGGCCGTGCTTTTGAGGCCAAAGTCAAGTATGTCATTGACGGCGATACCTTTGTCATGGAAGACGGCAGCACTGTGCGTCTTGCATCCATCGATACTCCGGAAATCGGACATGACGGCAGGAAAGACGGTTATTATGCCCGTGAGGCAGGGGAGGCACTTCGAAATATGGTGAACGGTCGGACTGTCTCTGTGATTGCTGCGTCAAAAAGCGGAGACCGCTATGGCCGGATGGTCGCGTGGGTCTTTGCCGGGAATATCTTCGTGAATGAATATATGGTCGAAAACGGTTACGCCTACTTTTATTACCATGGAAACAACCATAAGGATTACCGTAAAAAAATTCTCGAAGCCCAATGCCGAGCCATAAACGGGCAGAAAGGTTTCTGGCCTGTCGTATTGAAAGAGGGTAAAGCCGGGCAAACATGGATAGGGAACCGGCGCAGCCACAGGTGCTTTCCCGAAAAATGCGGCATAGTTTCCAAGATAAATCCGGCAAACAGGGTGTCGTTTACAAATCTGGAACTCGCATTCAGGCAGGGCTATTCACCGGCCCGCAATATTTCCTTTTGGCCTTCTGTCCGCTAA
- the glgP gene encoding alpha-glucan family phosphorylase codes for MQPLRVYSVVPRLPKQLEELWDLAYNFLFVWNNDISSIFSSIDQNLWRECQQNPVSFLNHLSQQQLEELAFDDFFIQRLKEAAKVQKNYLARESCSYKFEGAKKGTPVVAYFSFEYGIGLSLPIYSGGLGILAGDHLKSASDLNIPLVGIGLCYQHGYFRQYMTQDGWQQERYPSHDFEEMPIKPAKGKDGEDVIFSLDIKGEPLKVKIWYVQVGRVTLYLLDTNIADNPQYFRTITARLYGGDLEMRLWQEILLGIGGVKALDVLGLEPNVIHMNEGHSAFAGLERIRVFMTEHGMSFEAAMEMVASSSIFTTHTPVPAGNDRFPADMMRPYFEQYAQTMGLAYKVFLALGREDPRDDAEQFCMTVLALKLSRFNNGVSKLHGHVSRNMWKRVWPQYPVEDVPIGAITNGVHMPTWVAPDFSLLFDRYLGPNWREDPDCSRVWKQTDNIPDAELWRTHERLRERLVDFVRKRLRKQLIDIGARRKEIELADEVLDPRALTIGFARRFATYKRAGLLLRDKERLIRLISDTKHPVQFIFAGKAHPQDNEGKKLIQDLIQLCRREECRMSMVFLEDYDMKIANYMVQGCDVWMNTPRRPLEACGTSGMKAMANGVLQFSTPDGWWDEAYLPDNSLGWAIGRREDYNDHEYQDFVESQTLYKVLENDIIPEFYDRGHGSIPRSWISKVKKALRVLGPEFNANRMVEDYTENAYLPAFRNYKTMSTDSFKGAKELAAWRMDLMTKWSRLKIRNIISETHTDIYVEEPIIINAEVFLNGLTTKDVQVEIYAGPVDQGGSFLTRKTVIMTAEEDLGAGWHQYQGEVMPGEAGRFGYTVRILPKHELLLDSHSLGLIYWAQ; via the coding sequence ATGCAGCCACTTCGCGTGTACAGCGTTGTACCTCGTTTGCCCAAACAACTGGAAGAGCTTTGGGACTTGGCATACAATTTTCTTTTTGTCTGGAATAACGACATATCGAGTATCTTTTCTTCCATAGACCAGAACCTCTGGCGGGAATGCCAGCAGAATCCTGTGTCTTTTCTAAATCATCTTTCTCAGCAGCAGTTGGAAGAGCTTGCTTTCGATGATTTCTTCATCCAGCGCCTTAAGGAGGCGGCCAAGGTTCAGAAAAATTATCTTGCCCGCGAGAGCTGCTCGTACAAGTTTGAGGGAGCGAAGAAAGGCACCCCCGTGGTTGCCTATTTCAGCTTCGAATACGGCATCGGGCTGAGCCTGCCCATATATTCCGGGGGGCTTGGAATTCTTGCCGGGGACCATCTCAAGTCCGCCAGCGACCTAAATATCCCGCTCGTGGGTATAGGGCTTTGCTATCAGCACGGTTATTTCAGGCAGTACATGACTCAGGACGGCTGGCAGCAGGAGCGCTACCCCAGCCATGATTTCGAGGAAATGCCCATCAAGCCTGCAAAAGGTAAAGACGGGGAGGACGTTATATTTTCCCTGGATATCAAGGGCGAACCTCTAAAAGTCAAAATCTGGTATGTCCAGGTCGGCCGCGTAACGCTGTATCTGCTTGATACCAATATCGCCGATAACCCGCAGTACTTCAGGACCATAACCGCTCGTCTGTACGGCGGTGATCTGGAAATGCGGCTCTGGCAGGAAATCCTTCTGGGAATCGGCGGGGTAAAGGCTCTGGATGTTCTGGGGCTTGAGCCGAACGTAATCCATATGAACGAAGGCCATTCCGCTTTTGCCGGTCTTGAGCGCATAAGGGTGTTCATGACCGAGCACGGCATGTCTTTCGAGGCCGCCATGGAAATGGTTGCTTCTTCGTCCATTTTTACCACCCACACCCCGGTACCTGCCGGAAACGACCGTTTCCCGGCAGATATGATGCGGCCTTATTTCGAACAGTATGCCCAGACGATGGGACTCGCATACAAGGTTTTTCTGGCTCTCGGACGTGAAGATCCCCGCGATGACGCGGAACAGTTCTGCATGACCGTGCTCGCCCTTAAGCTTTCTCGTTTCAATAACGGTGTTTCCAAGCTGCACGGCCATGTTTCCAGAAATATGTGGAAACGGGTCTGGCCCCAGTATCCTGTGGAGGATGTGCCCATCGGTGCGATCACCAACGGTGTTCATATGCCGACCTGGGTGGCTCCTGATTTTTCTCTGCTCTTCGACCGTTATCTCGGCCCCAACTGGCGTGAGGACCCGGACTGCTCCCGTGTGTGGAAGCAGACAGACAACATCCCGGATGCCGAATTGTGGCGTACCCATGAAAGGCTGAGGGAAAGGCTGGTGGATTTTGTCCGCAAACGTCTGCGCAAGCAGCTCATAGATATCGGCGCCAGACGCAAGGAAATTGAGCTTGCAGACGAAGTCCTTGATCCGCGCGCGCTTACTATCGGTTTTGCCCGCCGTTTCGCGACCTATAAACGGGCCGGTCTGCTGCTGCGTGACAAGGAACGACTGATCAGACTTATCTCGGATACCAAACATCCGGTCCAGTTCATCTTTGCAGGAAAGGCTCATCCGCAGGATAACGAAGGCAAGAAGCTCATTCAGGATCTTATTCAGCTCTGCCGCCGTGAAGAATGCCGCATGAGTATGGTCTTTCTGGAAGACTATGACATGAAGATCGCCAACTACATGGTTCAGGGCTGCGATGTCTGGATGAACACACCCAGAAGACCTCTGGAAGCCTGCGGAACAAGCGGCATGAAAGCTATGGCCAACGGCGTGCTTCAGTTCAGCACACCGGACGGATGGTGGGATGAGGCCTATCTGCCCGATAACAGCCTCGGCTGGGCAATCGGCCGCCGTGAGGATTATAACGACCACGAATATCAGGATTTTGTGGAAAGCCAGACTCTCTACAAGGTTCTGGAAAATGATATTATTCCGGAATTCTACGACCGCGGACACGGAAGCATTCCGCGCAGTTGGATCAGCAAGGTCAAAAAGGCTCTGCGCGTACTCGGACCGGAATTCAACGCCAACCGCATGGTCGAGGATTATACCGAGAATGCCTACCTTCCGGCTTTCCGTAACTATAAGACCATGTCCACGGATTCATTCAAGGGTGCCAAGGAACTGGCGGCCTGGAGAATGGACCTGATGACCAAGTGGTCAAGGTTGAAAATCCGGAATATCATTTCGGAAACCCATACCGACATTTACGTGGAAGAACCGATCATCATAAACGCGGAAGTCTTCCTCAACGGACTTACCACCAAGGATGTACAGGTTGAAATCTATGCCGGACCTGTCGATCAGGGCGGCAGCTTTCTGACAAGAAAGACCGTGATAATGACGGCGGAAGAAGATCTCGGTGCAGGATGGCACCAGTATCAGGGAGAAGTCATGCCCGGCGAGGCGGGCAGGTTCGGTTATACCGTTCGTATCCTGCCCAAGCATGAACTTCTGCTTGATTCACATTCTCTTGGTCTTATATACTGGGCCCAGTAA
- the dut gene encoding dUTP diphosphatase, whose product MTNLQNHPVEVKIKFLNETARKGGMDYATPFSAGVDLRACIDVDFIELAPGERYTFPGGIAIEITTPGIAGFVFSRSGLGTKDGLTVSQGVGVIDPDYRGEIKISLLNTSGQKRRIERGQRIAQLVFMPYCHAALIPSEELSDTQRGAGGFGHTGKN is encoded by the coding sequence ATGACGAACCTGCAAAATCATCCTGTTGAAGTTAAAATAAAATTCCTGAATGAAACAGCCCGGAAAGGCGGTATGGACTATGCCACGCCCTTCTCTGCCGGGGTGGATCTGCGGGCCTGCATTGATGTCGATTTTATTGAACTGGCACCGGGAGAAAGATACACCTTCCCCGGCGGAATCGCAATTGAGATAACAACTCCGGGGATTGCCGGTTTTGTTTTCTCCAGAAGCGGGCTGGGAACCAAGGACGGATTGACCGTCAGTCAGGGAGTCGGAGTCATAGACCCGGACTACCGTGGCGAAATCAAGATTTCCCTGCTGAACACATCGGGGCAGAAGCGACGAATTGAGCGCGGACAGCGCATCGCACAGCTGGTTTTCATGCCCTACTGTCATGCCGCGCTCATTCCGAGTGAAGAACTCTCCGATACGCAAAGAGGCGCCGGAGGATTCGGGCACACAGGTAAGAATTAA
- a CDS encoding aspartate aminotransferase family protein: MNKHDTLVAEEKASICSTYGRYPVNVSRAKGSRLWDLDGREYIDLLSGISVANLGHCPEELVEVMTEQARKLVQVSNLFYQEEQVECAEKLLATCGAGKVFFCNSGAEANEAAIKLARKYMRTVKNRDAYEIITLEGSFHGRTLATLTATGQTGPIKDGFAPLPEGFSHVPAGDIDALKNAMSEKTAAVMLEMVQGEGGIKPLPEDYVKAVAALAEERDILLIVDEVQSGLCRTGRWWAHQHYGITPHIFTSAKALANGLPMGAMLAIDEVAKGFTPGSHATTFGGGALVAKVSSRVLDIMTEEKLAERAEKLGNDFKAKAASLQTKFPEKISSVRGLGLMLGIELSMDGSEIFAALRDKGFILNLTKGKILRLLPALTIDSKDLDTFLEALEELLENAQ, from the coding sequence ATGAATAAACACGATACACTTGTAGCCGAAGAAAAGGCCTCCATCTGCAGCACCTACGGAAGATATCCCGTTAACGTATCCAGAGCAAAAGGCTCCAGACTCTGGGATCTGGACGGCCGTGAATACATCGACCTCCTTTCCGGAATTTCCGTTGCCAACCTGGGCCACTGTCCGGAAGAACTGGTAGAGGTAATGACCGAACAGGCCCGCAAATTGGTACAGGTCAGCAACCTCTTTTATCAGGAAGAACAGGTGGAATGCGCTGAAAAGCTTCTTGCCACCTGCGGCGCCGGAAAGGTCTTCTTCTGCAACTCCGGTGCGGAAGCCAACGAAGCAGCCATCAAGCTTGCCCGTAAGTATATGAGAACGGTCAAAAACAGGGATGCTTATGAAATAATCACCCTTGAAGGCTCCTTCCACGGAAGGACTCTGGCCACCCTGACCGCCACAGGACAGACCGGTCCCATCAAGGACGGTTTCGCTCCCCTGCCGGAAGGGTTCAGCCATGTTCCGGCCGGGGATATTGATGCCCTGAAAAACGCCATGTCTGAAAAGACCGCTGCGGTCATGCTGGAAATGGTTCAGGGAGAAGGAGGCATCAAGCCCCTGCCCGAAGATTATGTAAAAGCCGTTGCCGCACTTGCCGAAGAAAGGGACATCCTGCTCATTGTAGATGAAGTCCAGTCCGGACTATGCAGGACCGGCAGATGGTGGGCGCACCAGCATTACGGAATAACTCCGCACATCTTCACCTCGGCCAAGGCTCTTGCCAACGGCTTGCCCATGGGAGCCATGCTCGCCATAGACGAAGTCGCCAAAGGCTTCACTCCCGGCAGCCATGCCACAACCTTCGGTGGCGGCGCACTGGTAGCCAAGGTTTCTTCCAGAGTTCTTGACATCATGACCGAGGAAAAACTTGCTGAACGTGCTGAGAAGCTGGGTAACGATTTCAAAGCGAAAGCAGCATCCCTGCAGACTAAGTTCCCGGAAAAGATAAGCTCTGTAAGAGGGTTGGGACTCATGCTCGGCATCGAACTGTCCATGGACGGAAGCGAGATATTTGCCGCTCTGCGCGACAAAGGCTTCATACTCAACCTGACCAAGGGAAAAATCCTGAGACTGCTTCCGGCCCTGACCATAGACAGCAAAGACCTGGACACTTTTCTGGAAGCCCTTGAAGAATTGCTTGAAAACGCGCAATAG
- a CDS encoding 50S ribosomal protein L11 methyltransferase, which translates to MSNLLRIQFTLPEDASDECQIYLGARVAHGWEEKPLDDDSVLYTIHLEDHPLGMEIVEEIKKRWPESGCQHEEIEAENWGLAWKDYFEPISCGRFEILPPWLLDRKTEGQTQIIIEPKMAFGTGSHPTTALCLDLISDLAEHGRLDETMTFFDLGTGSAILAIALAKLGLKGVGVDIDPQSIVCARENVENNDVDGITLSVGSASSIDPDLKYDLVVANILSGPLIELCPDVTARLKKSSILILSGILVEQAKKVAAAYIEAGLPAPELFIMGEWAALLWKHTGSAA; encoded by the coding sequence ATGTCCAATTTACTGAGAATACAATTCACTCTGCCTGAAGATGCCAGCGATGAATGCCAGATATATCTTGGCGCACGGGTCGCCCATGGGTGGGAGGAAAAACCGCTTGATGACGATTCGGTCCTTTATACAATCCATCTTGAAGACCACCCCCTCGGAATGGAGATAGTAGAAGAAATAAAAAAACGCTGGCCTGAATCCGGCTGTCAGCATGAAGAGATTGAAGCGGAAAACTGGGGACTCGCCTGGAAGGATTATTTTGAACCCATAAGCTGCGGCCGATTTGAAATTCTCCCACCGTGGCTGCTGGACAGGAAAACGGAAGGACAGACCCAGATAATCATCGAGCCCAAAATGGCGTTCGGTACCGGCAGCCACCCGACCACAGCCCTGTGCCTTGATCTGATCAGCGACCTTGCGGAGCACGGCAGGCTGGATGAGACAATGACCTTTTTTGACCTCGGCACAGGTTCGGCCATTCTGGCAATCGCGCTGGCCAAGCTCGGGCTTAAAGGAGTCGGGGTGGATATCGACCCGCAGTCGATTGTCTGCGCCAGGGAAAACGTGGAAAACAACGATGTGGACGGAATAACTCTTTCCGTGGGCAGTGCCTCAAGCATTGATCCGGACCTCAAGTACGATCTGGTAGTAGCCAACATTCTTTCCGGCCCGCTAATCGAACTCTGCCCGGACGTGACTGCCCGGTTAAAGAAATCATCCATACTGATTCTTTCCGGAATTCTGGTCGAACAGGCCAAAAAAGTTGCCGCAGCGTATATTGAAGCAGGTCTTCCGGCTCCGGAACTGTTCATAATGGGTGAATGGGCCGCCCTGCTCTGGAAACATACCGGCTCTGCAGCATAA
- a CDS encoding endonuclease III domain-containing protein, producing MDRQKILLEYFRELSDSIGPCNWWPGETPFEIAVGAILVQNTNWANVEKAIKNLKAANGLTPAGLRKFSPDELQELIKPSGFFRMKAQRLDNFLAFLENNSAECITDLTDRDTSSLRQDLLSVNGIGPETADSILLYALNKPVFVVDAYTRRIFNRHMLIPEDIAYEELQDFFMDVLEEDVDLYNEYHALLVVTAKRWCKKSNPDCDNCPLRRFLEN from the coding sequence ATGGACAGACAGAAAATCCTGCTTGAATACTTCAGGGAACTGTCGGACAGTATAGGTCCGTGCAACTGGTGGCCCGGAGAAACCCCGTTCGAAATCGCGGTCGGGGCCATTCTGGTGCAGAACACCAATTGGGCGAATGTGGAAAAAGCAATCAAGAACCTTAAAGCCGCAAACGGTCTGACTCCCGCCGGTCTGCGTAAATTCAGTCCGGATGAATTGCAGGAACTGATAAAACCTTCCGGTTTTTTCCGTATGAAAGCTCAGCGTCTGGATAATTTCCTTGCTTTTCTGGAAAACAATTCAGCAGAATGCATAACGGACCTGACGGACAGGGACACCAGTTCCCTGCGGCAGGACCTGCTCTCGGTCAACGGAATAGGGCCGGAAACAGCTGATTCCATCCTGCTCTACGCGTTGAACAAACCTGTTTTTGTTGTCGATGCCTATACACGCAGGATTTTCAACCGTCACATGCTGATACCCGAAGACATCGCATATGAGGAATTGCAGGATTTTTTCATGGATGTGCTTGAAGAAGATGTGGATTTGTATAATGAATATCACGCGCTGCTAGTGGTAACCGCAAAAAGATGGTGCAAGAAATCCAATCCGGACTGCGATAATTGTCCGCTGCGCAGGTTTCTGGAAAACTGA
- a CDS encoding peptidoglycan DD-metalloendopeptidase family protein produces the protein MSRIKEEIQDTRETVKQQKQALLKLTREERAMFGDLAVIEDSINDAERELFRQEDELERITEEEERIRAEEQTLRAEHKVITDRLGEMLKKLWPVHSRKLENRFGNLDDWQAADRNFVWLASLYKETRTELDKARRKSDEISRNLQTQRELKSASENKLAEINSTKDKLLEDKLSLLSGIRGIRSLKITKEQELKGLLDTINKLNYRLKSLTSRKIGNFKGSLPRPCAGKTTIPFDLSAKPPVRGIGIRTTGNVDVKSIFWGKVVHNDTLRGFGRVVIIYHGYNYYSLYAYLAESFVKTGQEVEKDEIIGKTGYYPNLKETGLYFELRFHQKAVNPQKWLARN, from the coding sequence GTGAGCAGGATCAAGGAGGAAATTCAGGATACAAGGGAGACAGTAAAACAGCAGAAACAGGCACTGCTCAAACTGACCAGGGAAGAACGGGCCATGTTCGGAGATCTGGCCGTAATTGAGGACAGCATAAACGATGCGGAACGGGAACTTTTCCGCCAGGAAGATGAACTGGAACGCATAACCGAAGAAGAAGAAAGGATCAGGGCAGAAGAACAGACCCTGCGGGCAGAGCATAAAGTTATCACGGACCGACTTGGAGAGATGCTCAAAAAACTCTGGCCGGTACACTCCCGCAAGCTGGAAAACAGATTCGGCAATCTCGATGACTGGCAGGCCGCAGACAGAAATTTTGTTTGGCTGGCCTCCCTGTACAAGGAAACGCGGACAGAATTGGACAAAGCCCGCCGGAAATCGGACGAAATATCCCGAAACCTGCAGACTCAAAGAGAACTCAAATCCGCATCCGAAAACAAACTGGCCGAAATTAATTCTACAAAGGATAAACTTCTCGAAGACAAGCTGAGCCTTCTCTCCGGCATACGGGGAATACGCTCTCTCAAGATAACAAAGGAACAGGAGCTTAAAGGGCTTCTTGATACAATCAACAAACTGAATTACAGACTTAAAAGCCTGACAAGCAGGAAAATAGGAAATTTCAAAGGTTCCCTGCCCCGTCCGTGCGCAGGAAAAACCACGATTCCGTTTGATCTGTCCGCCAAGCCCCCGGTCCGGGGGATAGGTATACGTACAACCGGAAACGTTGACGTAAAATCGATTTTCTGGGGAAAAGTAGTGCATAACGACACCCTCAGAGGATTCGGACGGGTTGTCATCATTTACCATGGATACAATTACTACTCCCTGTACGCCTATCTGGCGGAAAGCTTCGTCAAAACCGGACAGGAAGTCGAAAAAGATGAAATTATAGGCAAAACAGGGTATTATCCAAATCTGAAAGAAACCGGACTATATTTTGAATTGCGTTTCCATCAGAAAGCGGTTAACCCGCAAAAATGGCTTGCCCGAAACTAA